A region of Zootoca vivipara chromosome 15, rZooViv1.1, whole genome shotgun sequence DNA encodes the following proteins:
- the SRPRA gene encoding signal recognition particle receptor subunit alpha — protein sequence MLDFFTIFSKGGLVLWCFQGVRGPAAACTAPVNALIRSVLLQERGGSNSFNHEALTLKYKLDNQFELVFVVGFQKILTLTYVDKLIDDVHKEFRDKYRNEFQQKGALGLLNGTFDFKEDFLRLLRDAEESSKARAPTAMKSFEQSAKSQKTVKSMIENRGEKPKEKTKNKKNKGPKKEAPGNEAATVSKATAAVKQDPPVAAGDREELTKDEILQKNREEFFRKRMKGGEKSNKSPKPDTQKDKGKKPRVWELGNSNAKVLDYSNSTTNGNTDTCPMEEYDPEMVLGDRNREPGRLRDLEYESEEETEEEKVVQNSSGASAKKGGLGGMFGMLKGLVGSKSLSREDMDPVLEKMKDHLIAKNVAAEIAVQLCESVATKLEGKVMGTFTTVTSTVKQALQESLVQILQPQRRVDVLRSVMEAQRHRRPYVITFCGVNGVGKSTNLAKISFWLIENGFSVLIAACDTFRAGAVEQLRTHTRRLNALHPPESHSGRTMVQLYEKGYGKDAAGIAMEAISYARNQGFDVVLVDTAGRMQDNAPLMTALAKLIAVNTPDLVLFVGEALVGNEAVDQLVKFNKALADHSMAQTPRLIDGIVLTKFDTIDDKVGAAISMTYITSKPIVFVGTGQTYCDLRSLNAKAVVAALMKA from the exons GAGCGAGGTGGCAGTAACTCTTTCAACCATGAAGCCCTTACGCTTAAATACAAGCTGGACAATCAATTTGAACTCGTTTTTGTG GTTGGGTTTCAGAAAATTTTAACTCTAACCTATGTGGATAAGTTGATAGATGATGTTCATAAGGAGTTCCGAGACAAATATCGAAACGAGTTCCAGCAGAAGGGAGCTCTTGGGCTTCTCAATGGCACCTTTGATTTTAAGGAAGATTTTTTACGTCTCCTACG GGATGCAGAGGAGAGCAGTAAAGCCCGAGCTCCCACTGCCATGAAATCGTTTGAACAGTCGGCAAAATCCCAAAAAACCGTGAAGTCTATGATAGAAAATCGAGGGGAGAAACCAAAAGAAAAAACcaagaacaagaaaaacaaagGTCCCAAAAAGGAAG CTCCAGGAAATGAAGCAGCTACCGTCTCTAAAGCAACCGCAGCTGTTAAGCAGGATCCTCCCGTTGCAGCTGGAGACAGGGAAGAACTGACCAAGGATGAGATCCTGCAGAAGAACCGTGAGGAATTCTTTAGGAAGCGCATGAAGGGGGGAGAGAAGTCCAA CAAGTCTCCAAAGCCAGACACTCAGAAAGACAAGGGGAAGAAGCCCAGAGTGTGGGAACTGGGAAACTCTAATGCCAAAGTACTTGACTATAGTAATTCCACTACCAATGGAAACACAGATACTTGTCCCATGGAGGAGTATGATCCAGAAATG GTGCTTGGGGACCGCAACCGTGAGCCTGGCCGTCTCCGTGATCTTGAATATGAGAGTGAAGAGGaaactgaagaagagaaggtggtTCAGAACTCTTCAGGTGCAAG TGCAAAGAAGGGAGGCCTTGGAGGCATGTTTGGGATGCTTAAGGGTCTTGTGGGCTCCAAAAGCTTATCCAGAGAGGACATGGACCCTGTGTTGGAAAAAATGAAGGATCACCTGATTG CTAAGAACGTTGCAGCTGAGATTGCTGTCCAACTCTGTGAATCAGTTGCAACAAAGCTGGAAGGGAAAGTGATGGGCACCTTTACCA CGGTGACCTCAACTGTGAAGCAGGCCCTTCAAGAATCCCTGGTGCAGATCCTGCAGCCTCAGCGCCGGGTGGATGTCTTGCGCTCTGTGATGGAAGCCCAGCGTCACCGTCGACCTTATGTCATCACTTTCTGTGGTGTCAATGGAGTTGGCAAGTCAACTAACTTGGCCAAG ATCTCGTTCTGGCTGATCGAAAATGGTTTTAGTGTGCTCATTGCGGCCTGCGACACATTCCGTGCTGGTGCTGTAGAGCAGCTGCGGACTCACACTCGCCGCTTGAATGCTCTTCACCCTCCAGAAAGCCACAGCGGCCGCACAATGGTGCAGCTTTATGAGAAGGGATATGGGAAGGATGCGGCCGGCATTGCCATGGAGGCCATTTCGTATG CACGCAACCAAGGTTTCGATGTGGTCTTGGTGGACACAGCAGGCCGTATGCAAGACAATGCTCCTTTGATGACAGCTCTGGCTAAGCTCATTGCAGTCAACACCCCTGACCTTGTCCTGTTTGTGGGGGAAGCCTTGGTGGGAAATGAGGCTGTGGATCAGCTG GTCAAGTTCAACAAAGCCCTTGCCGATCACTCCATGGCTCAGACCCCACGCCTCATTGATGGAATTGTGCTCACCAAATTTGATACCATAGACGACAAG GTTGGCGCAGCAATTTCCATGACATACATCACTAGTAAACCAATCGTGTTTGTGGGTACTGGACAGACCTACTGTGACCTGCGTAGCCTTAATGCCAAGGCTGTGGTTGCTGCTCTCATGAAGGCCTAA